A region from the Verrucomicrobiia bacterium genome encodes:
- a CDS encoding TIGR00730 family Rossman fold protein: MNASPAPFRRLCVFCGSSKGARDTYVQAAQALGRELGRCGIELVYGGGNVGLMGVVADAVLAADGRVIGVIPEALMARELGHRTIQDLRVVKTMHERKAMMADLADGFIALPGGIGTYEEFFEVLTWTQLGLHTKPCALLNVDGFYDPVLRLLDHAVEERFVRAAHRELIVVETDPAALLQRMAGHRAPRLHKWIDKDAL; the protein is encoded by the coding sequence ATGAACGCTTCGCCGGCTCCTTTTCGTCGCCTCTGTGTGTTTTGCGGCTCGAGCAAAGGTGCGCGCGATACCTACGTGCAAGCCGCCCAGGCGCTCGGGCGCGAACTCGGCCGGTGCGGCATCGAACTCGTCTATGGCGGCGGCAACGTCGGCCTGATGGGCGTCGTCGCCGACGCCGTGCTCGCGGCGGACGGACGCGTCATCGGCGTCATTCCCGAGGCGCTGATGGCACGGGAACTCGGCCACCGGACCATTCAGGATTTGCGCGTGGTCAAAACCATGCACGAGCGCAAGGCGATGATGGCCGACCTGGCCGATGGATTCATCGCCCTGCCCGGCGGCATCGGCACCTACGAGGAATTTTTCGAAGTGCTCACCTGGACGCAATTGGGCCTGCACACCAAGCCCTGCGCGTTGTTGAACGTGGACGGCTTCTACGATCCCGTGCTGCGCCTGCTGGATCACGCCGTCGAGGAACGGTTCGTGCGCGCCGCCCACCGGGAATTGATCGTGGTGGAGACCGATCCGGCCGCCCTCTTGCAACGCATGGCCGGCCATCGCGCCCCGCGACTGCACAAGTGGATTGACAAAGACGCACTTTGA
- the argC gene encoding N-acetyl-gamma-glutamyl-phosphate reductase, which produces MKNVRVAIVGASGYSGEELVRLLLGHPHVELTAVTSRSNAGQTLAQVFPKFAGRPLAKTLRFTEPNAALLAKQAEVVFLALPHGVAAEYAVPLLNFGCRVIDLSADFRLRSAEIYREFYAHEHPAPELLARAVYGLPEVYRTQIRDAQLIASPGCYPTSVLLPTLPLLRARLIKRQGIIADSLSGVSGAGRKAELDYLFCECNESMRPYGVPKHRHLSEIEEQLGFAAGTGVTIQFTPHLIPVNRGILTTLYLAPANHFATAEEAAALGRQIAECYQAAYASEPFVRLLEGKALPDTKNIVGTNVIEIAWRLDPRTGRLIVMSAEDNVTKGASGQAVQSMNIACGFPETAGLI; this is translated from the coding sequence ATGAAAAACGTCAGAGTCGCCATCGTCGGAGCCTCGGGGTATTCCGGCGAAGAACTCGTCCGGCTGCTGCTGGGCCATCCGCACGTCGAACTCACCGCCGTCACCTCGCGCTCCAACGCCGGCCAGACGCTGGCCCAGGTTTTCCCCAAATTTGCCGGTCGTCCGCTCGCCAAGACGCTGCGTTTCACCGAGCCCAACGCGGCGCTGCTGGCCAAGCAGGCCGAGGTCGTATTTCTCGCCCTGCCCCACGGCGTGGCCGCGGAATATGCGGTGCCGCTGTTGAACTTCGGTTGCCGCGTGATTGACTTGAGCGCCGACTTCCGGCTGCGCAGCGCGGAGATTTACCGGGAGTTCTACGCCCACGAACATCCCGCACCCGAGTTGCTCGCCAGGGCCGTTTACGGCTTGCCGGAGGTTTATCGGACGCAGATCAGAGACGCCCAGCTCATCGCCTCGCCGGGCTGTTACCCGACGAGCGTTCTGCTGCCGACCCTTCCGCTGCTGCGGGCGAGGCTGATCAAACGGCAGGGCATCATTGCCGATTCCCTGAGCGGCGTGAGCGGCGCCGGGCGCAAGGCGGAACTCGATTACCTCTTCTGCGAATGCAACGAGAGCATGCGCCCTTACGGCGTGCCGAAGCACCGGCACCTGTCGGAAATCGAGGAGCAGCTCGGGTTCGCGGCCGGGACCGGGGTGACGATTCAATTCACGCCGCACCTCATTCCCGTCAACCGCGGCATTCTGACCACGCTGTATCTCGCGCCCGCAAACCATTTCGCCACCGCCGAGGAAGCCGCCGCGCTCGGCCGGCAAATCGCGGAATGCTATCAAGCAGCCTACGCCAGTGAACCCTTCGTCCGGCTGCTGGAAGGCAAGGCGCTGCCGGACACCAAGAACATTGTGGGCACGAACGTCATCGAAATCGCGTGGCGGCTGGATCCGCGCACCGGCCGGCTCATCGTCATGAGCGCCGAGGACAATGTGACCAAGGGCGCGAGCGGACAGGCGGTGCAGAGCATGAACATCGCCTGCGGCTTTCCCGAGACGGCGGGGCTGATCTGA
- the rpsI gene encoding 30S ribosomal protein S9: protein MAEKNQIWGTGRRKTSVARVKLTPGSGKIIVNKRAFDTYFPMEAQRVTATQPLTLTGNADKFDMLVLVKGGGPISQAGAVRLGCARALLKVDANLRPALKAEGFLTRDSRMKERKKYGQPGARKRFQFSKR from the coding sequence ATGGCTGAAAAGAATCAAATTTGGGGCACGGGCCGTCGCAAGACCTCGGTCGCCCGCGTCAAGCTCACGCCCGGCTCGGGCAAGATCATCGTCAACAAGCGCGCCTTCGACACCTACTTCCCGATGGAAGCCCAGCGGGTCACGGCCACCCAACCCCTCACCCTCACCGGCAACGCGGACAAGTTCGACATGCTCGTGCTCGTGAAGGGTGGCGGCCCGATCAGCCAGGCTGGCGCCGTCCGGCTCGGCTGCGCCCGCGCCCTGCTCAAGGTGGACGCCAACCTGCGTCCCGCCCTGAAGGCCGAAGGCTTCCTCACGCGCGACTCGCGCATGAAGGAGCGCAAGAAATACGGCCAGCCCGGCGCCCGCAAGCGCTTCCAGTTCAGCAAACGCTAA